Proteins found in one uncultured Desulfuromonas sp. genomic segment:
- a CDS encoding lipid biosynthesis B12-binding/radical SAM protein has product MSRVFLISSNISTDPYPVYPLGMAIVAGALDGAGHEVRQFDFLVYDQDCRRLQGDLEAFNADVVCLSLRNIDNVDSFSSDKNWYLTDAKRLIETIRTISSAPVVVGGPAFSILPEEILSYLGADYGVVGEGEQAVPTLIDRISRGEQVEAITCGNQPLQGDEMGHPLLVPEFVDYYQQHSGLINLQTKRGCPFKCVYCTYPGLEGHRFRPRPVDAVVEDLARLKRDHATSTVFFTDSIFNDPQGLYLELAEEMVRRDLDIRWCAFFRPQGLSREVLQLLKRAGLYAMEMGTDAACDTTLAGLDKGFGFDEVLACQQAAIAEQVPCAHFIMFGGPNETPDTVAEGLSNIAKLEHCVVFAFSGIRILPKSRLLERAVADQVIEPGTSLIKPIYYFSPHIEVEPMNQMILDSFNGRRDRIFPPSDGQEKMAVMNNFGFKGILWDHLIRFDTPGRRRRRAR; this is encoded by the coding sequence ATGAGTCGTGTTTTTCTGATCTCCTCCAACATCTCCACGGACCCGTATCCGGTGTATCCGCTGGGCATGGCTATTGTCGCCGGTGCTTTGGATGGTGCGGGACACGAGGTGCGGCAGTTTGATTTTCTGGTGTATGACCAGGACTGTCGTCGTCTGCAGGGAGATCTGGAAGCGTTTAATGCGGATGTGGTCTGCCTGTCGTTGCGCAACATCGACAATGTCGACTCATTCAGCTCGGATAAAAACTGGTATCTCACGGATGCCAAACGGTTGATCGAAACGATTCGTACCATCAGCTCGGCTCCGGTTGTCGTTGGTGGCCCGGCATTTTCCATTCTCCCTGAAGAGATTCTCAGCTACCTCGGTGCCGATTATGGTGTGGTCGGCGAAGGTGAGCAGGCTGTACCAACGTTGATCGACCGGATCAGCCGTGGTGAACAGGTCGAGGCAATCACCTGTGGCAATCAACCGTTGCAGGGCGATGAGATGGGTCACCCGTTGCTGGTTCCGGAATTTGTCGACTATTACCAGCAGCACAGTGGTTTGATCAATTTACAGACTAAACGTGGTTGCCCGTTTAAATGTGTCTATTGCACCTATCCCGGTTTGGAAGGCCACCGTTTTCGGCCACGGCCGGTGGACGCGGTGGTCGAGGATTTGGCCCGCCTTAAACGCGACCATGCCACCAGCACGGTGTTTTTCACCGATTCGATCTTTAACGATCCGCAAGGCCTGTATCTTGAGTTGGCCGAAGAGATGGTACGCCGTGACTTGGACATCCGCTGGTGTGCTTTTTTCCGACCTCAGGGGTTGAGCCGGGAGGTGTTGCAACTGCTGAAACGTGCCGGGCTGTATGCCATGGAGATGGGAACCGATGCCGCCTGTGACACCACCCTGGCCGGACTTGATAAGGGGTTTGGCTTTGATGAAGTGCTTGCCTGTCAGCAGGCGGCCATTGCCGAGCAGGTGCCCTGCGCCCATTTCATCATGTTCGGCGGGCCGAATGAGACGCCGGACACGGTGGCTGAAGGGCTGTCTAATATTGCCAAATTGGAGCACTGTGTGGTGTTTGCTTTTTCCGGCATCCGTATTCTACCCAAGTCACGCCTGCTGGAGCGAGCCGTTGCTGATCAGGTCATTGAGCCGGGCACGTCGTTGATCAAGCCGATCTACTATTTTTCACCGCACATTGAGGTTGAGCCGATGAACCAGATGATTCTTGATTCGTTCAATGGCCGCCGTGATCGCATCTTCCCGCCATCGGATGGCCAGGAGAAGATGGCGGTAATGAATAATTTCGGTTTCAAGGGAATTTTGTGGGATCATCTGATCCGTTTTGACACTCCGGGCCGCAGGAGACGCCGTGCACGCTGA
- a CDS encoding outer membrane lipoprotein carrier protein LolA, producing MDSRLIRLCLILMVFLPAMVVAQPLPEEMADEIRHSAAEVQTLSSQFVQEKFLSMFAETLTSNGRFYYQRPDQLRWELTEPVGSGFVLNGDHGERWHERVDGSEPFRLEDDPAMSLIAEQLFAWARADLRWLQEHYQIELIGVEPICLRLTPPEGQGRAFLDHLLIQFSDSAAYVTEVEIHEQDGDYTRIRFNHTDVNAPLAGTLFTGREGL from the coding sequence ATGGATTCGCGACTAATCCGTCTGTGTCTGATCCTGATGGTGTTTTTGCCCGCGATGGTGGTGGCACAACCCTTGCCCGAAGAGATGGCTGATGAAATCCGTCATTCGGCGGCTGAAGTGCAGACTTTGTCGAGTCAGTTTGTCCAGGAAAAATTCCTCAGCATGTTTGCCGAAACCTTGACCTCTAACGGTCGTTTTTATTATCAGCGCCCCGATCAGTTGCGCTGGGAATTAACTGAGCCGGTTGGTTCCGGGTTTGTTCTCAATGGCGATCACGGCGAACGCTGGCATGAGCGTGTTGACGGCAGTGAGCCGTTTCGGCTTGAAGATGATCCGGCCATGAGTTTGATCGCCGAACAACTTTTTGCCTGGGCTCGGGCTGATTTGCGCTGGCTGCAGGAGCATTATCAAATTGAGCTGATCGGTGTTGAACCAATCTGCCTGCGCCTGACACCTCCCGAAGGGCAGGGGCGGGCCTTTCTCGATCATCTGCTTATCCAGTTTTCCGATTCGGCGGCCTATGTCACTGAGGTGGAAATTCATGAGCAGGATGGCGATTATACGCGGATCCGTTTCAACCACACGGATGTCAATGCGCCGTTGGCCGGCACGTTGTTCACTGGTCGGGAAGGGCTGTAG
- a CDS encoding acyl-CoA thioesterase: MAKKGWFPVIEQAPAPLTLTVKRHVRFEEVDAVGIVWHGRYPSYFEDARVALGAHYGLGYMDFYAQGVVAPIKKLHIDYVQPLRFEEWFTIEGLWHWTEAARLNFEFILRNEQQQVVTRGYSVQMLLDTDHNILVVPPPFYQDFLRRWKEGTL; this comes from the coding sequence ATGGCAAAAAAAGGGTGGTTTCCAGTAATCGAACAGGCACCAGCTCCGCTGACGTTGACTGTTAAACGTCACGTCCGTTTTGAAGAAGTGGATGCGGTAGGCATTGTCTGGCATGGCCGATATCCGAGCTATTTTGAAGATGCTCGCGTTGCTCTCGGAGCGCATTACGGTTTGGGCTATATGGATTTCTATGCTCAAGGCGTTGTCGCACCAATTAAGAAATTGCACATTGATTATGTTCAGCCGTTGCGTTTTGAGGAGTGGTTTACCATCGAAGGTTTGTGGCACTGGACGGAAGCGGCGCGGTTGAACTTTGAATTTATTCTACGCAATGAACAACAACAGGTGGTCACACGCGGTTACAGTGTCCAGATGTTGTTGGATACCGATCATAATATTCTGGTGGTGCCACCACCGTTTTATCAGGATTTTTTACGTCGCTGGAAAGAGGGAACCCTGTGA
- a CDS encoding radical SAM protein — MHADLDRQRVLLVHPLGYASGQAGHDVSRLANIMPPLGLASIAAYLMERGLQVDIIDCYARPDSDQAICDYVRQHRPAWLGLSCTTSSFLDGVRIAELARDACPGLKVAAGGAHVSALKETLLSDYPQLDALVVGEGEETLYQLASATNDDYTALSGVVCRTDDGEVVFNGYREPALDLDALPFPAYDKLEGFPEAYQLPIFNYPKAPNTSCISSRGCPYACSYCDRSVFRRTFRYNSADYLYRHLQHLRERYDIRHINFYDDQFTFHRQRVIDFCQRMIDQPLGMTFNCAIRAEHVDDELIALMKRAGCWMMSLGIETGDPELLAQHRQNPDLDMLANTIRLIKKHGIRVKGLMMVGLPGESEQSVRRSIEYILKLPIDDLNVAKFTPFPGSPLYENIHELGVFDEDWAKMDCMRFQFIPHGMSEEKLEELFLTFYKKHFRRNDVIWGYVTMLWKSPHSWGRFVRNLGGFLSFARKGKRLGDEG; from the coding sequence GTGCACGCTGATCTGGATCGACAACGGGTTTTGCTGGTACATCCCCTTGGTTACGCCAGTGGCCAGGCCGGACACGATGTATCGCGGCTGGCCAATATCATGCCGCCTTTGGGTCTGGCCAGTATCGCTGCCTACCTGATGGAGCGGGGGCTGCAGGTTGATATCATCGACTGTTACGCGCGGCCCGACTCGGATCAGGCGATCTGTGACTACGTGCGTCAGCACCGTCCGGCGTGGCTGGGGCTGAGTTGCACCACCTCCAGTTTTCTCGACGGGGTGCGCATTGCCGAACTGGCGCGTGATGCCTGCCCCGGGCTTAAAGTGGCAGCCGGTGGTGCCCATGTGTCGGCGTTAAAAGAGACGTTACTCAGTGATTATCCGCAGCTGGATGCCCTGGTGGTCGGTGAAGGGGAAGAGACCCTCTATCAACTGGCGTCGGCCACCAACGATGATTATACAGCCCTTTCAGGCGTGGTGTGTCGCACTGATGACGGCGAAGTGGTGTTCAACGGTTACCGTGAACCGGCACTCGATCTGGATGCTCTGCCGTTTCCGGCTTACGATAAGCTGGAGGGGTTTCCCGAGGCGTATCAGTTGCCGATTTTCAATTATCCCAAAGCGCCCAACACCAGCTGTATTTCCAGCCGTGGGTGTCCGTACGCGTGTAGTTACTGTGACCGCTCGGTGTTCCGGCGCACGTTTCGGTACAACTCTGCAGATTATCTGTACCGTCATCTGCAGCATCTGCGCGAGCGTTACGATATCCGTCATATCAACTTTTATGACGATCAGTTCACGTTTCACCGCCAGCGGGTGATCGATTTCTGTCAGCGGATGATTGACCAGCCCCTCGGCATGACGTTTAACTGCGCCATCCGTGCTGAGCATGTCGATGATGAACTGATTGCGTTGATGAAACGGGCGGGCTGCTGGATGATGAGCCTCGGCATTGAGACCGGTGATCCCGAGTTGCTGGCCCAGCACCGTCAGAATCCCGATCTTGACATGTTGGCCAACACCATCCGTCTGATCAAGAAACATGGTATTCGCGTTAAAGGGTTGATGATGGTCGGCCTGCCCGGTGAGAGTGAACAGAGTGTGCGACGCAGTATTGAGTACATTCTCAAACTGCCCATTGATGATCTCAATGTTGCCAAGTTTACGCCGTTTCCGGGCTCGCCGCTCTACGAAAACATCCATGAGTTGGGTGTGTTTGACGAAGACTGGGCCAAAATGGATTGCATGCGTTTCCAGTTTATTCCCCACGGAATGAGTGAGGAAAAGCTCGAAGAGCTGTTTCTGACCTTTTACAAGAAACACTTTCGCCGCAATGATGTGATCTGGGGCTATGTGACCATGTTGTGGAAGTCACCGCACAGTTGGGGGCGCTTTGTCCGCAATCTCGGCGGATTCCTGTCGTTTGCCCGCAAAGGGAAACGGCTGGGCGATGAGGGGTGA
- a CDS encoding beta-ketoacyl-[acyl-carrier-protein] synthase family protein, with translation MKNVVITHGSAVTGLGTSLDATWEALSDGRSAIAEVDRFNTDHYLAKVAACVPDLAADATGSRLYPLLDQMLAQLPQLPQETRLFTATTKGAIDLLEQGQRDGREAAQLQASLPVTMTRWVADKLGSADPGQNVNAACASSTQAIARGAALIAHGRANCVVVVCADLVSEFVLSGFSALQALSRLPSRPFDVERSGLTLGEGAAAVVLMDEDTALRHGLPTDIHLCGWGIANDANHITAPARDGCGLILAVEQALTCAGLAADDVAAISAHGTGTVYNDMMELTAFNQLFGDRHLPINSIKGALGHTLGAAGGLEVALALPALRRRSLPPTCGLEQAEPLAGERVKNVPQPFSGDVLLSTNSGFGGVNAALLLQRRDT, from the coding sequence GTGAAAAACGTTGTGATTACCCACGGCAGCGCCGTGACCGGCTTGGGAACGTCCCTTGATGCCACGTGGGAGGCTTTGAGCGACGGGCGCTCGGCAATCGCCGAGGTGGACCGATTTAATACTGACCATTATCTGGCCAAGGTGGCGGCCTGTGTCCCGGACCTGGCCGCCGATGCCACTGGCTCACGGCTGTATCCGCTGCTCGATCAGATGCTTGCTCAACTGCCGCAGTTGCCGCAAGAGACCCGTCTGTTTACCGCAACCACCAAAGGGGCGATTGACCTGTTGGAACAGGGCCAGCGCGATGGCCGCGAAGCCGCGCAACTGCAAGCCAGTTTGCCGGTGACCATGACCCGCTGGGTGGCGGATAAGCTGGGCAGCGCTGATCCGGGGCAAAATGTCAATGCCGCCTGTGCGTCATCCACTCAGGCCATCGCCCGTGGCGCTGCGTTGATTGCCCACGGCCGGGCCAACTGTGTTGTGGTGGTGTGTGCCGACCTGGTCAGTGAGTTTGTCTTGTCCGGGTTTTCGGCGTTACAGGCGTTGTCGCGTTTGCCGAGTCGACCGTTTGACGTTGAACGCAGTGGCTTGACCCTGGGAGAAGGAGCGGCGGCCGTGGTGTTGATGGATGAGGATACTGCCCTCCGACATGGTCTGCCCACGGATATCCACTTGTGTGGCTGGGGCATTGCCAATGATGCCAACCATATTACCGCTCCGGCCCGTGACGGCTGTGGACTGATCCTTGCGGTGGAACAGGCGCTGACGTGCGCCGGACTGGCTGCGGATGACGTGGCGGCCATCAGCGCCCACGGTACCGGCACGGTGTACAACGATATGATGGAGTTGACCGCTTTTAATCAGTTGTTTGGTGACCGGCATCTGCCGATCAATTCCATTAAAGGAGCCCTCGGTCATACCCTGGGGGCCGCCGGTGGTCTGGAAGTGGCTCTGGCGTTGCCTGCATTGCGCCGACGCAGTTTGCCGCCCACCTGTGGCCTGGAACAGGCTGAACCGCTGGCCGGTGAACGGGTGAAGAATGTGCCGCAGCCTTTCAGTGGCGATGTGCTGTTGTCGACCAATTCCGGTTTTGGCGGCGTCAATGCCGCCCTGTTGCTGCAACGGAGGGATACATGA
- a CDS encoding MMPL family transporter encodes MISVLFNYFQGHRRLLFVVYGLFVVISFVLLMRITPQETIDAMLPDATDSTVRDDFTWLQRAPFARKVFIDLEVGDPQQQAVLKAGGKALAVALEEQLQTTVTDGPPIQQQATLLTHLSEAVPRLVTEEDLQVIAKRLADDAIMTDRLVQIKSQLMTPQGWWTKGQLQRDPLQLWQLSADHLRDLNPFAGAGGEHGAFVSRDGRHRLLMVDTTVEIGDVTASRRLLSVIDAAIADILPPEVTATVVSGHRYTVANADTVQRDIRVVFSVASVAILLIFMVLLHNVRALWVFFLPASVLGIAAFMVTVWFPQLSGITLGFGAVLLGITVDFTLHVFFALRSGGTPLGALQRLTRPLVGSALTSFMAFSVLLYSTLPGQRQLAVFSMTAIAAALVLALVVMPHLCGIASGAMARSRHEAVRHHPRAAWIWLVVVMVAAFGCSRLTFDGDLRRLSVQTAALSHGEALMKQVWGDVRSRTLIFSQGNPEHDALAVNARVAELIASQQSSASLVSLATLLPTEQHQQQSLLRWQDFWQQHQPQWQRFCELAQQQGFSATAFESFDTALSQPSPLLNLAFWQQAGLGTVIEGLLVTDLPQGTAVVSLLDTGKAGEERALELDSRLEQIPGVVVVDQSQFRQQLSAQVGHDFITFILRAMAVVVVVLAVWYRRLNRMVLALLPVLGGLVVMFGVMGWLGLAFNLFNVIAAILIIGLGVDYGIFMVNRCQYGSGMHTDKAVLVSALTTLAGFGSLALARHPAMSSMGLTVLFGISAAVLTALLVVPTVYARWCSTSPKGGSS; translated from the coding sequence ATGATCTCGGTACTTTTTAACTATTTTCAGGGCCATCGACGGTTGCTGTTTGTGGTGTACGGCCTGTTTGTCGTGATCAGCTTTGTCCTGTTGATGCGCATTACGCCACAGGAAACCATCGATGCCATGTTGCCGGATGCAACGGACAGCACGGTGCGCGACGATTTCACCTGGTTGCAGCGTGCCCCATTTGCCCGCAAGGTGTTTATCGATCTTGAGGTTGGCGATCCGCAACAGCAGGCGGTCCTGAAGGCGGGTGGTAAAGCATTGGCCGTGGCCTTGGAAGAGCAACTGCAGACAACGGTCACGGACGGGCCGCCGATCCAGCAGCAGGCCACACTGCTCACTCATTTGAGTGAGGCAGTGCCGCGACTGGTGACGGAAGAGGATCTGCAGGTGATCGCCAAACGTCTCGCTGATGATGCGATCATGACGGATCGCCTTGTTCAGATCAAGAGTCAGCTCATGACGCCGCAGGGGTGGTGGACCAAGGGGCAACTCCAGCGCGATCCACTGCAACTGTGGCAATTGAGCGCTGATCATCTGCGTGATTTGAATCCGTTTGCCGGTGCCGGCGGCGAACATGGCGCCTTTGTCAGTCGTGACGGTCGTCATCGTCTGCTGATGGTCGATACCACGGTGGAGATTGGCGATGTGACGGCAAGTCGTCGCCTGCTCTCGGTGATCGATGCCGCGATTGCTGATATCCTGCCGCCGGAAGTGACGGCTACGGTGGTCAGCGGACACCGCTATACCGTGGCCAATGCCGACACTGTTCAGCGAGATATCCGTGTGGTGTTCAGTGTGGCCAGTGTGGCGATTTTGTTGATCTTCATGGTGCTGTTGCACAATGTGCGTGCGCTGTGGGTGTTTTTTCTACCGGCCTCGGTGCTGGGAATCGCCGCCTTTATGGTAACGGTCTGGTTTCCACAACTGTCCGGGATCACCCTGGGGTTCGGCGCGGTGTTGTTGGGGATCACCGTTGATTTCACTCTGCATGTGTTTTTTGCCCTGCGCAGTGGTGGCACGCCTCTCGGGGCGTTGCAGCGGTTGACCCGTCCGCTGGTGGGCAGTGCCCTGACCAGCTTTATGGCGTTCAGCGTCCTGTTGTATTCGACTCTGCCGGGGCAGCGACAACTGGCGGTGTTTTCTATGACAGCCATTGCTGCAGCGTTAGTGCTGGCACTGGTGGTCATGCCGCATCTGTGCGGTATTGCTTCGGGGGCCATGGCCCGATCCCGTCATGAGGCCGTCCGCCATCATCCTCGTGCCGCGTGGATTTGGCTGGTGGTTGTTATGGTCGCCGCGTTCGGCTGCAGTCGACTGACCTTTGATGGTGATCTGCGCCGTTTGAGCGTACAGACTGCTGCGTTAAGCCATGGTGAAGCGTTGATGAAACAGGTGTGGGGCGATGTGCGTAGCCGTACCCTGATTTTTTCTCAGGGGAACCCTGAACACGATGCCCTGGCTGTGAATGCACGTGTCGCCGAGCTGATTGCGTCACAACAGAGCAGCGCCTCTCTGGTGTCCCTGGCAACACTTCTGCCGACAGAGCAACACCAGCAGCAGAGCCTGCTTCGCTGGCAGGATTTCTGGCAGCAGCATCAGCCACAATGGCAGCGATTTTGCGAACTGGCGCAGCAACAGGGATTTTCAGCCACGGCGTTTGAATCGTTTGACACCGCGTTGTCGCAACCGTCGCCACTCCTCAATTTGGCGTTCTGGCAACAGGCCGGTTTGGGGACAGTAATTGAGGGTTTGCTGGTCACTGATCTTCCGCAGGGCACGGCCGTGGTCTCATTGCTCGACACCGGCAAGGCTGGAGAGGAACGTGCTCTGGAACTGGACAGCCGTCTGGAACAGATTCCCGGTGTGGTTGTTGTTGACCAGAGTCAGTTTCGTCAGCAACTCAGTGCTCAAGTCGGTCATGACTTTATCACCTTTATCCTGCGGGCGATGGCTGTTGTTGTGGTGGTGCTGGCGGTGTGGTATCGCCGACTGAATCGGATGGTGCTGGCTTTGTTGCCGGTGCTCGGTGGCCTGGTGGTGATGTTTGGTGTTATGGGCTGGCTGGGGTTGGCGTTTAACCTGTTCAATGTGATTGCTGCAATCTTGATTATCGGATTGGGTGTGGATTACGGCATCTTTATGGTCAATCGCTGTCAGTATGGAAGTGGAATGCATACCGACAAGGCGGTGCTGGTGTCGGCTCTGACCACACTGGCGGGGTTCGGTTCACTGGCCTTGGCGCGTCATCCGGCCATGTCCTCCATGGGGCTGACTGTTTTGTTCGGCATCAGTGCTGCGGTGCTGACCGCTTTACTGGTGGTGCCGACGGTTTATGCCCGCTGGTGTTCAACTTCGCCCAAGGGAGGATCGTCATGA
- a CDS encoding DUF2062 domain-containing protein, translating to MTDRSQILVAIPVYNHAATLRDVVERCLQQHDQVLVVDDGSENAVASLIDDLPVAVLRHNHNCGKGAAILTAAEYAKQQGMRHLIILDADGQHFPEDLPRFFAAIEQEPLAIHVGLRDFTAADIPGSSRFGRRFSNFWLRVQTGQTLGDVQSGYRAYPVAVFDHLSFSDCHYSFEVEVLVKANWAGVPLRDVPIQVYYAPGKARVSHFNKLTDNLRLSWLNTRLCLRSIAPWPHKRLVKRQQPPFSWRRPVSSLRQLLAQNVSPARIGLAMAVGVLLGALPLIACHTVVTLFVAGFLGLNRYLAVAAGNLCMPPLVPALCIEVGFYLRHGRWLTDITLETLGAQALERVYEWFLGSLLVGPLLAVVVGGLVYVIAVGLVGDMDKTVKETCSEHGES from the coding sequence GTGACGGACCGTTCTCAAATCCTGGTGGCGATTCCGGTCTACAACCACGCGGCAACCTTGCGTGACGTGGTGGAGCGCTGTCTGCAGCAACACGATCAGGTATTGGTGGTGGATGACGGCAGTGAGAATGCTGTGGCGTCGTTGATTGACGATTTGCCCGTTGCGGTGTTGCGACACAACCACAATTGCGGCAAAGGAGCGGCGATTCTGACGGCGGCGGAGTATGCCAAACAGCAGGGAATGAGGCATCTGATTATCCTCGACGCTGACGGGCAACATTTTCCTGAAGATCTGCCGCGGTTTTTTGCCGCGATTGAACAGGAGCCGCTGGCGATTCATGTCGGGTTGCGTGATTTTACTGCCGCGGATATTCCGGGCAGCTCACGGTTTGGCCGACGGTTTTCCAATTTCTGGCTCAGGGTACAGACCGGTCAAACATTGGGCGATGTGCAGAGCGGCTATCGAGCCTATCCTGTGGCGGTGTTTGATCATTTGAGCTTCAGTGATTGCCACTACTCGTTTGAGGTGGAGGTACTGGTCAAGGCCAATTGGGCCGGTGTGCCGCTGCGCGACGTGCCGATTCAGGTCTATTATGCGCCGGGCAAGGCGCGGGTGTCTCATTTTAACAAATTGACGGACAACCTGCGGCTGTCGTGGCTCAATACCCGGCTGTGCCTGCGTTCCATTGCGCCCTGGCCGCATAAACGGCTGGTCAAGCGACAACAACCGCCGTTCAGTTGGCGACGGCCTGTGAGTTCATTGCGTCAGTTGCTGGCGCAGAATGTGTCCCCGGCCAGAATCGGACTGGCCATGGCCGTGGGAGTGTTGCTCGGCGCATTGCCATTGATCGCCTGCCACACGGTGGTGACGCTGTTTGTTGCCGGCTTTCTCGGCCTCAACCGCTATCTGGCTGTTGCGGCGGGGAATCTGTGCATGCCGCCGCTGGTGCCGGCGCTGTGTATCGAGGTGGGCTTCTATCTGCGCCATGGTCGCTGGCTGACGGACATCACGTTGGAGACTCTCGGCGCCCAGGCGCTGGAGCGGGTTTATGAGTGGTTTCTCGGCTCCTTGCTGGTGGGACCGCTGCTGGCCGTTGTGGTGGGTGGACTGGTGTATGTCATTGCCGTGGGCCTGGTAGGCGATATGGATAAAACCGTTAAAGAAACGTGTTCGGAGCACGGGGAATCATGA
- a CDS encoding cobalamin-dependent protein (Presence of a B(12) (cobalamin)-binding domain implies dependence on cobalamin itself, in one of its several forms, or in some unusual lineages, dependence on a cobalamin-like analog.), protein MKMKLVYPRWAKLERQTEFHLPPHGPVVFAATIPEDVEVSFTDENVQTLDFDESADLVALSVMLTCQLPRAFEIAAEYRKRGKPVMFGGIATMLHAEEVQQHADCVFIGEAEGRTEQVIRDFERGELKPVYNYLQQHPPIELVGTARREILDRNCYNYRGVQMLDLVHASRGCKFKCFPCCTGYLGGHEFRPRPIEKVIAEMEAIPNNRMFIVDNSMAQDKQWLLELFEAMKPLKKKWVSHPLLDDDDVLKAAADAGAWYVYQAVFDTSDVIRNRIKRLKDFGIGVEGTIILGTDDQSADDIRRLVDFLIEVELDVAEFTILTPFPHSPIRAQLENEGRLLDNGWGDYTADKVVFQPKQMSVDTLQDLFYYAWDTFNADGGYQLKMGKLFKQVISREMDDGTYRRYDAKRKRQFNLNRTAS, encoded by the coding sequence ATGAAAATGAAGTTGGTTTATCCGCGCTGGGCCAAGCTGGAACGGCAAACCGAGTTTCACCTGCCGCCCCATGGACCGGTGGTGTTTGCCGCGACCATTCCCGAGGATGTTGAGGTCAGCTTTACCGATGAAAACGTCCAGACCCTGGATTTTGACGAATCGGCGGATCTGGTGGCGCTGTCTGTTATGCTCACCTGTCAGTTGCCGCGAGCCTTTGAGATTGCGGCCGAGTATCGCAAGCGTGGAAAACCCGTGATGTTCGGTGGCATTGCCACCATGTTGCACGCCGAAGAAGTGCAGCAGCATGCCGACTGTGTGTTTATCGGTGAAGCGGAAGGGCGTACCGAGCAGGTGATTCGCGACTTTGAGCGTGGTGAACTCAAGCCGGTGTACAACTACCTGCAGCAACATCCGCCCATCGAACTGGTGGGGACGGCACGCCGCGAGATCCTTGATCGTAACTGTTATAACTACCGTGGCGTCCAGATGCTCGATCTGGTGCATGCCTCGCGTGGTTGTAAGTTTAAATGTTTTCCCTGTTGTACCGGCTATCTCGGCGGTCATGAATTCCGCCCCCGGCCCATTGAAAAGGTTATCGCCGAGATGGAGGCGATTCCCAATAACCGCATGTTCATTGTCGATAACTCCATGGCTCAGGACAAACAGTGGCTTCTGGAACTTTTCGAGGCCATGAAGCCGCTCAAAAAGAAGTGGGTGTCTCATCCACTGCTTGATGACGATGATGTGCTTAAGGCGGCTGCAGATGCTGGCGCCTGGTATGTCTATCAAGCGGTGTTTGACACGTCGGATGTCATTCGCAACCGCATCAAACGGCTCAAGGATTTCGGCATCGGCGTCGAAGGCACCATCATTCTCGGCACCGATGATCAAAGTGCTGACGATATCCGGCGTCTGGTCGATTTTCTCATCGAAGTGGAGCTGGATGTGGCCGAGTTCACCATCCTCACGCCATTCCCCCATTCGCCGATCCGTGCCCAGTTGGAAAATGAGGGCCGTCTGCTCGATAACGGCTGGGGGGATTACACGGCGGATAAGGTGGTGTTTCAACCGAAGCAGATGTCCGTGGACACCCTGCAGGATCTGTTCTATTACGCCTGGGATACCTTCAACGCCGACGGTGGCTATCAGCTGAAAATGGGTAAATTGTTCAAGCAAGTGATTTCCCGTGAGATGGATGACGGCACATACCGTCGCTACGATGCCAAGCGTAAGCGTCAGTTCAATCTCAACAGGACCGCGTCATGA
- a CDS encoding beta-ketoacyl synthase N-terminal-like domain-containing protein, whose amino-acid sequence MNRYRIAGFGWVSSYGFGRGFSSGFSGFGPGTLPQLQRQDLFDKPDRRFGRMDPFSRLGLAGITLALQDAGMDHWQEKRPVAILAETYSGCLETDCDYFTTVIPEHGALASPQLFAYTLSNTFLGEAALRFGLTGCCEVVNSCRPDGLAVVDNALDLLDNGEAEAVVVGFCDLDGYGVLQAPGSLFLVVDKSAPSAQLTLTREASGALSLSGQPIACAMALLTRLKS is encoded by the coding sequence ATGAACCGCTATCGCATTGCCGGATTCGGCTGGGTGAGCAGTTATGGTTTCGGTCGCGGTTTCAGCAGTGGTTTTTCCGGATTTGGTCCCGGTACGTTACCGCAACTGCAGCGCCAGGATCTGTTTGATAAACCGGATCGTCGTTTTGGACGGATGGACCCGTTTTCGCGGCTGGGTCTGGCCGGCATTACTCTGGCCCTGCAGGATGCCGGTATGGACCACTGGCAGGAGAAGCGGCCGGTGGCCATTTTGGCGGAAACCTACAGCGGCTGTCTGGAGACCGATTGCGACTATTTCACCACGGTGATTCCCGAGCATGGCGCCCTGGCCAGTCCACAGCTGTTTGCCTATACCTTGTCCAATACCTTTCTTGGTGAGGCGGCTTTACGTTTCGGATTAACCGGCTGTTGTGAGGTGGTTAACAGTTGCCGTCCGGACGGTTTGGCTGTGGTGGACAATGCGCTTGATCTGCTGGATAACGGTGAGGCCGAAGCCGTGGTGGTCGGGTTTTGTGATCTCGATGGCTACGGCGTGTTGCAGGCACCGGGCAGTTTGTTTCTGGTGGTGGATAAATCGGCACCTTCTGCACAATTGACCCTGACACGTGAGGCGTCTGGTGCCTTGTCCCTGTCCGGACAGCCCATTGCCTGTGCCATGGCGTTGCTCACACGACTAAAGTCGTGA